In Caballeronia sp. Lep1P3, a single genomic region encodes these proteins:
- a CDS encoding NADP-dependent isocitrate dehydrogenase — MSNQQPTIIYTLTDEAPLLATSAFLPIIRTFTTPAGVNVETSDISLAGRILGEFPEFLAEAQRVPDNLAELGRLTQLPDTNIIKLPNISASVPQLVAAIKELQGKGYNVPNFPEEPKNDEEKAIAQRYSKCLGSAVNPVLREGNSDRRAPLAVKNYAKKHPHSMAEWSMASRTHVAHMKHGDFYHGEKSITNDKAREVRMELVTKSGETIVLKPKVKLQDGEIVDSMFMSKKALVAFYEDQMEDARKTGVMLSLHVKATMMKVSHPIVFGHAVKVFYKEAFAKHAKLFEELGVNVNNGLVDLYSKIEALPESQRDEVIRDMHACHEHRPALAMVDSAKGISNLHAPNDVIVDASMPAMIRAGGKMWGADGRPQDTKCLIPESTFARIYQEIINFCKTNGAFDPRTMGTVPNVGLMAQKAEEYGSHDKTFEIPQDGTARIVDNATNEVIEALTQQVEQGDIWRMCLVKDAPIRDWVKLAVTRVRNSGMPAVFWLDPYRPHENELIKKVETYLKDHDTQGLDIQIMSQVRAMRYTLERVIRGLDTISATGNILRDYLTDLFPIMELGTSAKMLSIVPLMAGGGLYETGAGGSAPKHVQQLVQENHLRWDSLGEFLALAVSLEELGIKSNNARAKLVAKALDAATGKLLDNNKGPSPKTGQLDNRGSQFYLAMYWAQELANQSEDRELATFFAPLAKSLAENEQKIIEELTVVQGSEADIGGYYKPEDAKLAAVMRPSQTLNAALAQAQSK; from the coding sequence ATGAGTAACCAGCAACCCACCATCATCTACACCCTGACCGACGAAGCTCCGCTGCTCGCAACCAGCGCCTTTCTGCCGATCATCCGCACGTTCACCACGCCGGCCGGCGTCAATGTGGAAACCAGCGACATCTCGCTCGCGGGCCGTATCCTCGGCGAATTCCCCGAGTTTCTGGCCGAAGCGCAACGCGTTCCCGACAACCTCGCCGAACTCGGCCGTCTCACGCAGCTGCCCGACACGAACATCATCAAGCTGCCGAACATCAGCGCGTCGGTGCCGCAGCTCGTCGCCGCGATCAAGGAGTTGCAGGGCAAGGGCTACAACGTGCCCAACTTCCCGGAAGAGCCGAAGAACGACGAAGAAAAGGCCATCGCGCAGCGTTACTCGAAGTGCCTCGGCAGCGCGGTGAACCCGGTTCTGCGCGAAGGCAATTCGGACCGCCGCGCGCCGCTCGCCGTCAAGAACTACGCGAAGAAGCATCCGCACAGCATGGCCGAATGGAGCATGGCGTCGCGCACGCACGTCGCGCACATGAAGCACGGCGACTTCTATCACGGCGAGAAGTCCATCACGAACGACAAAGCGCGCGAAGTCCGCATGGAACTGGTCACGAAGAGCGGCGAAACCATCGTGCTCAAGCCGAAGGTCAAGCTGCAGGATGGCGAGATCGTCGACAGCATGTTCATGAGCAAGAAGGCGCTCGTCGCGTTCTACGAAGACCAGATGGAAGACGCGCGCAAGACCGGCGTCATGCTGTCGCTGCACGTCAAGGCGACCATGATGAAGGTTTCGCACCCGATCGTCTTCGGCCACGCCGTGAAGGTGTTCTATAAGGAAGCGTTCGCGAAGCACGCGAAGCTCTTCGAGGAACTCGGCGTGAACGTGAACAACGGTCTCGTCGATCTGTACTCGAAGATCGAGGCGCTGCCGGAATCGCAGCGCGACGAAGTCATCCGCGACATGCACGCGTGCCACGAACATCGCCCGGCGCTCGCCATGGTCGATTCCGCCAAGGGCATCTCGAACCTGCACGCGCCGAACGACGTGATCGTCGATGCATCGATGCCTGCGATGATTCGCGCCGGCGGCAAGATGTGGGGCGCCGATGGCCGTCCGCAAGACACGAAGTGCCTGATTCCGGAAAGCACGTTCGCGCGCATCTATCAGGAAATCATCAACTTCTGCAAGACGAACGGCGCATTCGATCCGCGCACGATGGGCACGGTGCCGAACGTCGGCCTGATGGCGCAGAAGGCCGAAGAATACGGCTCGCACGACAAGACCTTCGAGATTCCGCAGGACGGCACGGCGCGCATCGTCGATAACGCGACGAACGAAGTCATCGAAGCGCTCACGCAGCAGGTCGAACAGGGCGACATCTGGCGCATGTGTCTCGTGAAGGACGCGCCGATCCGCGACTGGGTGAAGCTCGCCGTCACGCGCGTGCGCAACTCGGGCATGCCGGCGGTGTTCTGGCTCGACCCGTATCGTCCGCACGAGAACGAACTGATCAAGAAGGTCGAAACGTACCTGAAGGATCACGACACGCAAGGGCTCGACATCCAGATCATGTCGCAGGTGCGCGCAATGCGTTACACGCTCGAGCGCGTCATTCGCGGCCTGGACACCATCTCGGCGACCGGCAACATCCTGCGCGACTACCTGACCGACCTCTTCCCGATCATGGAACTCGGCACCAGCGCGAAGATGCTGTCCATCGTTCCGCTGATGGCGGGCGGCGGCTTGTACGAAACGGGCGCGGGCGGCTCCGCGCCGAAGCACGTCCAGCAACTCGTGCAGGAAAACCACCTGCGCTGGGATTCGCTCGGCGAATTCCTCGCGCTGGCTGTGTCGCTGGAAGAGCTCGGCATCAAGAGCAACAACGCGCGCGCGAAGCTCGTCGCGAAGGCGCTGGATGCGGCCACCGGCAAGCTGCTCGACAACAACAAGGGACCGTCGCCGAAGACCGGCCAGCTCGACAATCGCGGCAGCCAGTTCTACCTCGCGATGTACTGGGCGCAGGAATTGGCTAACCAGTCGGAAGACCGCGAACTCGCCACGTTCTTCGCGCCGCTCGCGAAGAGCCTGGCGGAGAACGAGCAGAAGATCATCGAGGAACTGACCGTCGTGCAGGGCAGCGAAGCGGATATCGGCGGCTATTACAAGCCGGAAGACGCGAAGCTCGCAGCCGTGATGCGTCCGAGCCAGACGCTCAACGCCGCGCTCGCACAGGCGCAGTCGAAGTAA
- a CDS encoding glycosyltransferase: MLLIAWLSFVIWIVLLFARGGFWRAQPAPALSAATVHAVGNAEIARRGAWPALVAVVPARNEADVIGRAVGSLLKQDYAGAFHVVVVDDHSTDGTTAAALAAARELGLEDRLTVLTGKPLPPGWSGKVWAQSQGVNAIDSLGLPAEFLLLTDADIYHPADAATQLVARTILEDRDLVSLMVRLRCDSPWEKALIPAFVFFFAKLYPFAWVNDARKTTAGAAGGCMLVRRSALAEAGGIESIRGELIDDCSLAQRIKHRSGRNGARPIRLDLAQSSESLRPYDDWREIWNMIARTAFTQLRYSPLLLAGTVLGMVLIYLVPPVFALTWGARAWPACAAWAMMCVAYGPMLRYYRRSLLWAPLLPLVALFYVSATIGSAVRYWSGKGGQWKARVQAPTQEGS; encoded by the coding sequence ATGCTACTGATCGCCTGGCTGTCTTTCGTCATCTGGATCGTGCTGCTGTTCGCGCGCGGCGGCTTCTGGCGCGCGCAGCCTGCGCCGGCGCTGTCGGCTGCCACCGTGCATGCGGTCGGCAACGCGGAGATCGCGCGACGCGGCGCGTGGCCCGCGCTCGTCGCCGTGGTGCCGGCGCGCAACGAGGCGGACGTCATCGGGCGCGCGGTCGGATCGCTGCTGAAACAGGACTATGCGGGCGCGTTCCACGTCGTCGTCGTCGACGATCACAGCACCGACGGCACCACCGCCGCCGCGCTCGCCGCTGCGCGCGAACTCGGACTCGAAGACCGCCTGACCGTGCTGACCGGCAAGCCGCTGCCGCCGGGATGGTCGGGCAAGGTCTGGGCGCAGTCGCAGGGCGTCAACGCGATCGACTCGCTCGGTCTGCCCGCCGAATTCCTTTTGTTGACCGACGCGGACATCTACCATCCAGCCGATGCCGCGACGCAACTCGTCGCGCGCACCATTCTGGAAGACCGCGATCTCGTCTCGCTGATGGTGCGCCTGCGCTGCGATTCGCCGTGGGAGAAGGCGCTGATTCCCGCGTTCGTGTTTTTCTTTGCGAAGTTGTACCCGTTCGCGTGGGTCAACGACGCGCGCAAGACGACGGCCGGCGCGGCGGGCGGCTGCATGCTCGTGCGCCGCTCGGCGCTGGCGGAGGCGGGCGGCATCGAATCGATTCGCGGCGAACTCATCGACGATTGCAGTCTCGCGCAGCGCATCAAGCATCGCTCGGGACGCAATGGCGCGCGCCCGATTCGCCTCGACCTCGCGCAGAGCAGCGAATCGCTGCGTCCGTACGACGACTGGCGCGAGATCTGGAACATGATCGCGCGCACGGCGTTCACGCAATTGCGCTACTCGCCGCTGCTGCTCGCGGGCACGGTGCTCGGAATGGTGCTGATCTATCTGGTGCCGCCCGTCTTCGCGCTGACGTGGGGGGCGCGCGCGTGGCCCGCGTGCGCCGCCTGGGCGATGATGTGCGTCGCCTACGGCCCGATGCTGCGGTACTACCGGCGTTCGTTGCTGTGGGCGCCGCTGCTGCCGCTCGTCGCGCTGTTCTATGTATCGGCGACGATCGGCTCGGCTGTGCGTTACTGGAGCGGCAAGGGCGGGCAGTGGAAGGCGCGCGTTCAGGCGCCGACGCAGGAAGGATCGTAA
- the hpnA gene encoding hopanoid-associated sugar epimerase encodes MTDFSGSRVLVTGASGFVGSAVARLAIERGFDVRVLVRATSPRKNVESLDAEIVVGDMRDEASMRAALKGVRFLFHVAADYRIWAPDPGEIERANLQGTEATMRAALAEGVERIVYTSSVATLKVNSSGAIADETKPSDAASTIGAYKRSKVLAERAVERMVANDALPAVIVNPSTPIGPRDVRPTPTGRIIVEAATGKIPAFVDTGLNLVHVDDVANGHFLALERGEIGERYILGGENLPLQQMLADIAGLVGRKPPTITLPRGPLYPLAIGAEMYAKVSGKEPFVTVDGLRMSKNKMYFTSARAERELGYRARPYREGLRDALDWFRENGYLAR; translated from the coding sequence ATGACTGACTTTTCCGGCTCCCGCGTGCTCGTCACCGGCGCCTCGGGTTTCGTCGGGTCCGCGGTTGCGCGGCTCGCCATCGAACGCGGTTTCGACGTGCGCGTGCTCGTGCGCGCGACGAGTCCGCGCAAGAACGTGGAGTCGCTCGATGCCGAAATCGTCGTCGGCGACATGCGCGACGAAGCGTCGATGCGCGCCGCGCTGAAGGGCGTGCGCTTTCTCTTTCACGTCGCCGCCGACTATCGCATCTGGGCGCCCGATCCGGGCGAGATCGAACGCGCGAATCTGCAGGGCACGGAAGCGACCATGCGCGCGGCGCTCGCGGAAGGCGTCGAGCGCATCGTCTATACGAGCAGCGTCGCGACGCTCAAGGTGAACAGTTCCGGCGCGATCGCCGACGAAACAAAGCCGTCCGACGCCGCGAGCACGATCGGCGCGTACAAGCGCAGCAAGGTGCTCGCCGAGCGCGCGGTGGAACGCATGGTCGCGAACGACGCGCTGCCGGCGGTGATCGTCAATCCGTCGACGCCGATCGGTCCGCGCGACGTGCGCCCGACGCCGACCGGGCGCATCATCGTGGAGGCGGCGACAGGCAAGATTCCCGCTTTCGTCGATACGGGCCTGAACCTCGTCCACGTGGACGATGTCGCGAACGGCCACTTTCTCGCGCTGGAGCGCGGCGAAATCGGCGAGCGCTACATTCTGGGCGGCGAGAATCTGCCCTTGCAGCAGATGCTTGCGGACATCGCCGGGCTCGTGGGCCGTAAACCGCCGACGATCACGCTGCCGCGCGGCCCGCTGTATCCGCTCGCGATCGGCGCGGAAATGTACGCCAAGGTGAGCGGCAAGGAACCGTTCGTCACCGTCGACGGCCTGCGCATGTCGAAGAACAAGATGTATTTCACGTCGGCGCGCGCGGAGCGCGAACTGGGTTATCGCGCGCGGCCGTACCGCGAAGGATTGCGCGATGCGCTCGACTGGTTCCGGGAGAACGGCTATCTCGCCCGCTGA